The sequence TCTTTGTTCTAAAGCTTAGCTTAGGTAAATAGAAAAACTAGCTAGCGTTTTATTTAAATCTGAAAGTATAGCGGGTCGACGTTTGTATCCaccttaaaaacaaattgtgaaaaaagaaagataactcaaatttgtttttccaGTTCTTATGTATTTTCTAAGTAACATATGAAGTTTGtattaatgtattattttttccgTTGTCGACAAAAGACTAGTTTTCTCGTCCTTGTCTCGGATAAATGAGGCACGGGGTATCAGTCAGTGACACGATTAAAGCAAATAATCTTCAGAATTgatatttggtttttttctgcGCCAAGATTAATACATATAAGATTTAAGAAGTAAGAGTAACGACTGTTGTGAACGGATTCACAATAATGCGCTTTTGTGCAGTGTTAtactaattataaatatatccaCACACTTGTTATCTAGCATTTAAAATTCTGATGTGATAATAGAAAACATTGGTCGGATCAACTGTCAAATCTTTTTTGCGCTGTCGTCAAACACGCGATTCTACACCAGAGTTGATTCAGACACAGGACTTCCAAATTTCAATCCTTTATGTGTTGatttaaagtacaaaataagTAAGCAATGAACGTGattgtaaaatttgatatatgctTTTTGTGTATCTTTGTGACACtgtgatgactgatgtacccctaGTTTGACCATTTTATctattatgtatgttttatttacgCATCGTTGCcaatataatgtattttgatgcgactgtcatacaagtgagtggttaagcgctataaaaccaggtgtgatccaccattttctccttttgaaaatgcctgtaccctgtcaggaatatgacatttgttgtccatttgtttgatgtgttatatcatttgattttgccatttgattatggactttccgttttgaattttcctcatgttcactttttttgtgattttattttttagaatgaTGAAATCTGCGCCAAATCAAGTTCAAAAGCAAAAACAGATGATTTCTTAATTTAAGAATTCAGTAATGTACTTATTTTGTCTTATGAATAATTGAACCGTTATAAAAACTAGTATTTATAGAATAGACATTATCTAATTATTTATGCCTAAATAACTATTGACCTGTTCAGAATTAAAtgccaaatttaacaaatattactAAATTTATCGCAAATCAAAACGTTTCTTAGTGCTTGAATTGATAATCACCTTAAGttgtttgatttgataaatgatatttttcaatacctatttataaattctatataatgCTTGAAGAATATATAATATCTAGTAATGTCATGAAGGAAATTgtagttgttttccatttgtttgatgtgttcttgcttttgattttgccatttgataaaggactttccggtatttttgttatcttactttttttctttttgtcgaCGAACGTTACACAGAACAGCTGCATATCTGCTTAATTTCTACAAATATGTATGCCTAAAATAGGAATAGATTTCATTTTCGATGTAATACCATTtcgaccattttttttaaatgtacaatgtaatacctttttcatgattttcttaatgGTGCAACCACTCGCACACTTGACAATTCGTTTGAAAAGTCATAAATaaggtatatttttaatatttcctcAAAAATATTAATGGACGAGAGGTGGCATCACTATTAATATTTCAGAAAACTGTCATAAATTTGGTCAAGTAAAGTAAGTGGCCAAACTCTGTCGTTTAtacatttcataatttttgttcATTAGGAACGATAAACCcaaaagtatatatacatgaataCGTGAGgatctatatataatataaaaaaatccttcGAAGAATAACCAAACTAATCTCATATCAACTTTTTCTGAGGAAACACAAAAACTTGTTTTACTTCATCAAATGAGTATTCGATaaaaatcatgtcagtaccgaattCGTAAAACTATAATAATGTTACCTTTTGGGACCAACAGTCCATATCTCAGTAATAAAATACCCTCTTCCTTATCATTTAGCTTTCACATATCCCAATTAATACGATGTTACGGTCGTTCATGTTCATTCTATAAAGACTTTAAGCAGGACTTTGTCCTTatgcaaaaacaaattttcGTGGAAGAAGCAATGGGAGCCGAAATAATATATCAAAGACATGATTTCGCGGtcttaaatcaatatatataccaTAACGGTCATTTGCTGATATTTGATCTGTAATTTTTCCAAAtgtgtcatattcctgattgtGATATCAACttcacttttatatttttttaattttttgttgccatatttttttgttttatagtgatcaAGATTATTACACAATGTGGACTGTTGTACcgttatttttgacattttaacctatcatgtctgtttgatttgttcacacattgttttcaatataatgaaattttatacgACGGTCATAAaattgagaggtttagctagttataatttcaggttttatccaccattgTCTACATCGGAAAAGGTGTGTACCAATTCTGGAATGTAAcattgttatctattcgttttatgtgtctttgatttttattttgccattttattagggaatttccattttgaattttcctcgaagttcgtttatttaaattattttaatttcgaCATGTGTCAGGACTTGATTGACAGATAATGTATGCACAGCAGGAGACGCTTATCCTGTCGACCCCGCTACATTTGgagtttattttattctttcttgttttttttaattacattgatTTGCACCTTTCTTCTCAATCGTTTTAGAGAATAATATGAGCATGGGTTGACTACTGTGACGAGAGGGAAGAAGGAAGTATCATTTTCAGTAGCAAATATGCTGAGAAATATTTAGTGTTGGTGATATTGGAAACCTTCTCCCTTCTGatgtatattcatttattttaaacgttttCGGTTTTTCCAAGCCATTAAATCCCCTTCAGTAAGGTATGCactgaattgttttataaatgcaGTTAATTTGTATATGCGGCATAATACCTCTATTCAAGGGATTGCTAAAAATAGGTAGTCGGTCAATTGCAACAAggtgatattttttataaaacattatggTTGAATAACGGCCAATGTcgatattttaaatatcttaaaattacaCATTGCTAGAAAGTGCGCATTATGTTGCACCAGGAAGCAATAtctgtatttatgtaaataatgcAATGGAATCAACAGAAGAAACAATTGAGTGGTCGGAAAAATCAGCACCCCTCAAAGAAATAATCAGAGATGAGAAACTGCCTATTCTCGTTAAAGTGGCAACAGGGTTTTATAACAATGATAGCGAATCATTTTCTCCGGGTGATCTAATAAGGCTGGATTGTCATAAGTACATTCAAAAGGTGAGAGCTGATGTTTTatcatcaaaaaataaaaaaatagaagagATATTTATTCCGCTTGAATACAAAGGGAAAGTTACAATTACAGGAGTAAGATCGAAGGAAGAAGCTTTTCATTCTGTTGAAGAGTTAATAAAAGTTTTTCCGCGGTATGTAACTGTGATCGAGGCTTTTACATCACGAACAACAGAACGTTTTTCAGCAAGAACAGTTGAAAAAGGAGACGGTCTTGAACTTGATAGATTTCTTGATGGAATAGGTTTAGTTTGCACGGATGTGAAAACTGGTGAGCTTTTAGTCATTTCAACATCAGGGCAATACAACCTTACTTCCAAACCAGACATTAATCAGTACACCATAAAAGAGGTGATTGATCGCTTTCCTTTACCTCAAACTGTAACATTTGTCGATGAAGAGGTACAGAAATTATTTACAACAAATCTTGATGAAGCACTACCCAATATCTGCACATTTACTGGTAGTTTGACACTTTTGGGATTCATTACCGAAGAAGTTGTTGTAGGCCATAGTAAGCCGCAGACATCACAGAGGGATGAGGGAAAGTTTGTACAGAGAAGTGTTATCATGTTGCCTACAAACGGAGAAATCGTGAGAGAACTGGAAGTGTATCTTGCCATCAATCAAAGCGACAAGGATTATGAAATTTTACTATCAACAAATGTTTCACAAAGCCAGGATATGTCAGCTGTTGATAGCATGCTGTATGTTGATATGGTTAAAAAGCCAAGACCCATGATAAATCTGAAGATCAGAGAAGAAGTGCCATATTCCGTGCCACCTCCAAAACTTCCTCCTAGAAGGCAGAGTTCAGGtatatgttaaaattttataaattggaTACTTAAGAAAACGTAAAAGAGAAATAGACAACTTGTGGCATTTCATACGTATATAGCGTAaactataaatgaaatataaaactatAGGCTCCATTGGATCCTGAATCGTCGTCGAAGATGGGATTGTTGCTACAACTATAGAATCGAATACATTTTTGAATAACATTAATCTAAAATCACAATAATTGGCAGATCGTAGTCCAGCAGGTTATCTTTACTGATTAAGAgtttttttcatctatttttgCAATTATCAAGATTATAAACACCAGacgaaaaaaaatgtacaaatccTTATTCAGAGCACCATAACTTATGTATGACCTAAGTGCTTCCAACTTACATTTGCAGTTACTCCTAGATGAAGTTGACATTACGAAAAAAGGTTGACATATGTGTTGCTTATATTAccagtcattttaaaataatgtttaatgttCTCATTATAGCCAAAACCACACAAAAAATGGGTAAAAATCATCTTTGATCTATCTTTTGGTTTCtgatattctttttaaaaaagtttggATCAAACTCCCTCAAGCAATTAAGGTAGCTTTGGATCATTttgatcaaatatcattttaagtATTGATGTGTTTATAATCCTTGAATTTCAATGTCTTGGGTTTATGTGTTCCTGGTTAAGATAACTACAGAAAAGCACTGCAGACACATCAAATTAATGAAGCATTAGTTTCatttaagggaaataactcatataagggtcaatttttgtttactgtCATGACGTTTTATTAAGCCTTAGAGGTAATGTTGGCTTTATAAAGTTACATTCTAcctataaaagtttttaaaatgatagCATGATTGTGCaaaatttgttaaagtaaacaGTTCAGGTAGGGGTAATAATGCCAACATTGTTAGTGCAATTTCaaggaaaatatatattgacCAATGGATCATATtcaccatattttaaaagatttgccCTTACTCAAGTAATTGCGTCTTTTAGTTTTCGAATGCATTTTTTCGCTTTTTCCATACATCCTATACATTTGTAAGCTGAATTATTAAATTGTGTAAGTTATCTTTAATGGTATCATTgccattaaaatattttttctatattcagaTGTAGTTCCCTGGGTGTTTAGATGCACACAAAATTTCATTCACATCCAAAATAACACTCAATCACGCATTCTCAGTCCTAAAGcattgtatgttttaatgttttaccacttttatatagaaaagggactccgaggaaatttcaaaacagtccctaatcaaataacaaaatcaaaaagctcaaacacatcaaacgacttgataacaactgtcatatccaTATATTTGTCTATCTTCCAATATCTGCACTTTTATTTTTCCAGTTGAAGCTCGTCCGACAAATTTGCAAAGAGCAATGACAATTCCAAGAATGCGAGATAAAGACGATGGCTACATAATGATGTCAGGTAATATTGTGGATCAAATTTGAACAAACTGTTCTTGTAGACTTAATAAAGGTGTCAATCAGCAATTGACAATCATGGCGGAAGCTGTGTAAAGACCATAACATGGTAATAGGTCTAATCCTTATCGATCGTTGAGTGCAGTCTATATATAACAAGACAACTCTTACACTCTTCATTTCACCAAAGACAAAATAATATACTATA is a genomic window of Mytilus trossulus isolate FHL-02 chromosome 1, PNRI_Mtr1.1.1.hap1, whole genome shotgun sequence containing:
- the LOC134687106 gene encoding uncharacterized protein LOC134687106: MESTEETIEWSEKSAPLKEIIRDEKLPILVKVATGFYNNDSESFSPGDLIRLDCHKYIQKVRADVLSSKNKKIEEIFIPLEYKGKVTITGVRSKEEAFHSVEELIKVFPRYVTVIEAFTSRTTERFSARTVEKGDGLELDRFLDGIGLVCTDVKTGELLVISTSGQYNLTSKPDINQYTIKEVIDRFPLPQTVTFVDEEVQKLFTTNLDEALPNICTFTGSLTLLGFITEEVVVGHSKPQTSQRDEGKFVQRSVIMLPTNGEIVRELEVYLAINQSDKDYEILLSTNVSQSQDMSAVDSMLYVDMVKKPRPMINLKIREEVPYSVPPPKLPPRRQSSVEARPTNLQRAMTIPRMRDKDDGYIMMSDKKGDDDTDDYEVMDESGTQEIFYKRETTQKSKVKKLVGSIGRKFPSSLKNIFAQSSYNTSSGKEMGKDRPSCRSGVKQKYEKNLKYIGDLDDGEYTEICDTTAKPVLVVNPTSAVPPKLNAGLLNDEGLKDMSVEELVACFRFCKLDILADLCEKEAFDGNIFGSLSDEQLQSEPFNLRPVDLIKVQSVKNGWRPIFK